Proteins encoded together in one Caldicellulosiruptor saccharolyticus DSM 8903 window:
- a CDS encoding type II secretion system F family protein: MKIKKTLKPLKIKKYVKRFEKNQKAKDIIEKLDRQIKTVFGVDVEIQSLRRTLFGFVVQDVYDFISVVFTFFLISCLLFALYAKISILFGLILLPSVTAMPIAVLNIRTKKFKNQFKQDLLDTIETMIQGFKCGLVVEQILEYIAEAQNNLVTPFIKEINLRIMAGQSLKDACREVSYKTLSSDFEKMCRIFSLRSVTTSHITEALSILAQNIYEEQKTEIETLADKFNVRFTLIMLVGYVIPFLILVTYPLVMMMTKYNFFGGG, encoded by the coding sequence GTGAAAATCAAGAAAACGCTCAAACCATTGAAAATCAAGAAATACGTAAAAAGGTTTGAGAAAAACCAAAAAGCAAAAGATATTATAGAAAAACTTGACAGGCAAATAAAAACTGTATTTGGAGTGGACGTTGAAATACAGAGTTTGAGGCGAACACTATTCGGGTTTGTGGTGCAAGACGTTTACGATTTCATTTCAGTTGTCTTTACGTTCTTTTTAATTTCTTGTTTGCTTTTTGCATTGTATGCGAAGATAAGTATTTTGTTTGGGCTCATTCTCCTGCCATCAGTAACGGCAATGCCGATTGCGGTTTTAAATATAAGAACAAAGAAATTTAAAAATCAATTTAAACAGGATTTGCTTGATACAATAGAGACAATGATACAGGGATTCAAGTGTGGGCTTGTGGTTGAACAGATTCTTGAATACATTGCTGAAGCACAAAACAATTTAGTAACACCGTTCATAAAAGAGATAAATTTAAGAATTATGGCCGGACAAAGTTTAAAAGATGCTTGCAGAGAAGTAAGTTATAAAACTTTGAGCAGTGATTTTGAAAAAATGTGCAGAATATTTAGTTTGAGGTCTGTTACAACATCGCATATAACCGAAGCACTGTCAATACTTGCACAAAACATATACGAAGAACAGAAAACAGAAATAGAAACACTTGCAGATAAGTTCAATGTCAGGTTCACTTTGATTATGCTTGTAGGTTATGTAATTCCCTTTTTGATACTTGTAACATATCCGCTTGTTATGATGATGACAAAATACAACTTTTTTGGTGGTGGTTGA
- a CDS encoding single-stranded DNA-binding protein, whose product MNECTFFGRLTKDPEVFTTQNGNKLVRITIAMDRTVKGEKKTQFIPCIAFGKNAELIEQHYNKGREILVEARTENARGKTKDGVEYPTFRFVIERFWFAGSKLKQQHEQTAVAETVESEISEDELEKELEEFFEEDQNFEPPVENGVITAEEDLPF is encoded by the coding sequence ATGAACGAATGTACATTTTTCGGCAGACTCACAAAAGACCCTGAAGTTTTCACAACTCAGAACGGTAACAAACTTGTCAGAATAACAATTGCCATGGACAGAACAGTTAAAGGAGAGAAAAAGACTCAATTCATTCCGTGCATAGCATTCGGGAAAAACGCTGAACTGATTGAACAACACTATAACAAGGGACGTGAAATTTTAGTTGAGGCAAGAACTGAAAATGCCAGAGGAAAAACAAAAGACGGTGTGGAATATCCCACTTTTAGATTTGTGATTGAACGTTTCTGGTTTGCAGGTTCTAAACTTAAGCAGCAGCATGAACAGACTGCAGTAGCAGAAACAGTAGAATCCGAAATTTCTGAGGATGAACTGGAAAAGGAACTGGAAGAGTTCTTTGAAGAAGACCAAAACTTTGAACCACCAGTAGAAAACGGTGTTATCACAGCAGAAGAAGATCTGCCATTCTAA
- a CDS encoding HD-GYP domain-containing protein produces MQKTLSLILQNMSEKNATLLTHSLNVAKLCMVIARNMGMDEEFYYTAGLLHDVGKLLVPNALLDKSITIGKEELEILKNHSKWGGRNPETAGA; encoded by the coding sequence ATGCAGAAAACATTGAGTCTAATTCTTCAAAACATGAGCGAGAAAAACGCAACACTGCTAACGCATTCATTGAATGTAGCGAAACTATGTATGGTCATAGCCAGGAATATGGGAATGGATGAAGAGTTTTATTATACTGCAGGACTGTTGCATGATGTTGGAAAGTTGCTTGTTCCCAACGCACTTCTGGATAAATCCATTACAATAGGAAAAGAGGAATTAGAAATTCTCAAGAACCACAGCAAATGGGGGGGCAGAAATCCTGAAACTGCTGGGGCTTGA
- a CDS encoding M23 family metallopeptidase, which yields MEYYRRKNNRKSKLKTLLKSPVAIALLGFFLIIITFLAVIYSFAEEKSISEKLTKEQNERLLREVTEEVRKLNGNLYDYNGIDEDLILTYPWVIAYYKYLVLSSNMGLLEKKDLEEVMKEAAKRGIKNVTEDVVRKLLPEVYYQKCKNELLSIARRMQPRFFYIKHNITTETTKQVTKEKTRTYTYTVENEVYDPQTGQTEKVSSVKTQTVKITWTEKVKMTETQPIYLLICADTIKNRFTVSYKLQKTTTTYQNNLPVSASVYDTGELALDFDPKKIIEQKEAKKAKDLDIKTKYEIVSNLDNAEKVEKTAKTDVLDPGNQNPSVSLPQEAKNVSYTDSQEVVLKEKTLQKVQTMPVIDSTYNVDAEYKRLEEMILEDNKNDDVEFSKKLIIYTAMTYERGDKDFGWLFEDVKENIFGRPEVVSASSLIQYVPDEYEKYFEEAEKILGIPSWFLAAIAARESSFNPKAKAKNKDGYACGLMQVQQIYWDDHVKDFKARYPNIDITGDINNPRDQILIGSFVFKSYLGDAQIDWAGSGWQEGVIPALASYWLGPEGCKSDAPDYEKTRKQYAQKLIGQARLFKFRSFEKRHPEYMPVDSKYMIITSLYGLRIHPITGREKMHTGVDIGAPMNTDVKSIINGTVVFASAMQGYGNTVIVKGTLSGQEIEVLYAHLNSIVVEKGQAVTQGSVIGGVGSTGYSTGPHLHFEIRVAGQPVDPFEILQQLVK from the coding sequence GTGGAGTACTATAGGAGAAAAAATAATCGAAAAAGCAAACTAAAAACCCTACTTAAATCCCCGGTTGCTATAGCCCTTCTTGGCTTTTTTCTCATAATAATCACCTTCCTTGCCGTAATATACTCTTTTGCTGAAGAGAAAAGTATTTCAGAAAAACTAACAAAAGAGCAAAATGAGAGACTACTTCGCGAAGTTACCGAAGAGGTACGAAAACTAAACGGAAACCTTTATGATTATAACGGAATTGATGAAGATTTAATTCTTACCTATCCCTGGGTGATTGCATATTACAAATACCTCGTCCTTTCAAGTAACATGGGGCTACTGGAGAAAAAGGACTTGGAGGAAGTTATGAAAGAAGCTGCAAAGAGAGGTATTAAAAATGTTACAGAAGATGTAGTGAGAAAGCTCCTGCCAGAAGTTTATTATCAAAAATGCAAAAATGAACTTTTGAGTATAGCAAGAAGAATGCAGCCACGATTCTTTTATATCAAGCACAATATTACAACAGAAACTACAAAACAGGTTACAAAGGAAAAGACAAGAACATATACGTATACGGTTGAAAATGAAGTATACGACCCTCAAACTGGTCAAACCGAAAAAGTAAGTTCTGTTAAAACTCAAACTGTTAAAATAACATGGACAGAAAAGGTAAAAATGACAGAAACACAGCCCATTTACCTTTTAATTTGTGCTGATACAATCAAAAACCGTTTTACCGTTTCATACAAACTTCAAAAAACCACAACCACATACCAAAACAACCTGCCAGTATCAGCCAGTGTCTATGACACTGGCGAACTTGCACTTGATTTTGACCCAAAGAAAATAATTGAACAAAAAGAAGCAAAAAAGGCAAAGGATTTAGACATCAAAACAAAATATGAAATTGTCAGCAATCTTGATAATGCAGAAAAGGTTGAAAAAACTGCAAAAACAGATGTACTTGACCCGGGCAACCAAAATCCTTCTGTCTCACTTCCACAAGAAGCTAAAAATGTTTCATATACTGATTCTCAAGAGGTAGTCTTAAAAGAGAAAACGCTGCAAAAAGTCCAGACTATGCCTGTGATTGACAGTACGTACAATGTTGATGCAGAATACAAAAGACTTGAAGAAATGATTCTTGAAGACAACAAAAACGACGATGTTGAATTTTCTAAAAAACTTATCATATACACAGCAATGACTTATGAAAGAGGTGACAAAGACTTTGGATGGCTGTTTGAAGATGTAAAAGAAAACATTTTTGGCAGACCAGAAGTTGTATCAGCAAGCTCACTTATTCAGTATGTACCTGATGAATATGAAAAATACTTCGAAGAAGCTGAAAAGATACTTGGCATTCCTTCATGGTTTTTAGCAGCGATAGCAGCAAGAGAAAGCTCATTTAACCCGAAGGCAAAAGCCAAAAACAAAGATGGTTATGCCTGCGGACTTATGCAAGTGCAGCAAATCTACTGGGACGACCATGTAAAAGACTTCAAAGCACGCTACCCCAACATCGACATTACAGGTGATATCAATAACCCACGTGACCAGATTCTGATAGGTTCATTTGTTTTTAAAAGCTATCTTGGTGACGCACAAATTGACTGGGCGGGAAGCGGATGGCAGGAAGGTGTAATACCAGCATTGGCAAGCTACTGGCTTGGGCCTGAAGGCTGTAAATCAGACGCACCAGATTACGAAAAGACACGCAAACAATATGCACAAAAGCTCATTGGCCAGGCAAGACTTTTCAAGTTCAGAAGCTTTGAAAAAAGGCATCCAGAGTACATGCCAGTAGATAGCAAATACATGATAATAACAAGCCTTTATGGACTGAGAATTCACCCAATCACAGGCAGAGAAAAAATGCATACTGGTGTTGATATTGGAGCTCCAATGAACACTGATGTGAAAAGTATAATAAACGGTACAGTTGTGTTTGCCTCAGCTATGCAGGGTTATGGCAATACTGTTATTGTAAAGGGTACTCTTTCAGGACAAGAAATAGAGGTATTGTATGCACACTTAAATTCAATTGTGGTTGAGAAAGGACAAGCTGTTACACAGGGAAGTGTAATTGGCGGTGTAGGTTCAACAGGATACAGCACAGGTCCACATCTTCATTTTGAAATAAGAGTTGCAGGACAGCCTGTTGACCCGTTTGAAATTTTACAGCAGCTTGTAAAGTAA
- a CDS encoding LexA family protein, which yields MLSERQMHILSYIKSFHEDKKYGPTIKEIADGTGYSTTTVRNELISLEKRGFITRERGKYRTIVIN from the coding sequence ATGCTGAGCGAAAGACAGATGCACATACTCTCTTATATAAAAAGCTTTCATGAAGACAAAAAGTATGGCCCAACCATAAAGGAAATTGCAGACGGGACAGGCTATAGCACAACCACTGTTCGCAATGAACTAATCAGCCTTGAAAAGAGAGGATTCATAACAAGGGAAAGAGGAAAATACAGAACGATTGTAATCAATTAG
- a CDS encoding tyrosine-type recombinase/integrase has product MLKEFEEYLKTQDFTENTIKSYTKDVELFMRWYIDTTGQEFLPENLTEFDLVEYKSYLLRQNLRPSTVNRSIISLRKFVHFLLDRGLLKKDISTRLKQVKDTTRNLSPVVLDKKDIYKFRRTVHQFGKARDIAFVELLLNTGMRISEAINLKLEDIEISERKGKVKIWGKGRSYREVPLNSDARKYLSEYLKKRPYSETNYLFVTSTGKPLTRNTAYKIILKYAKLASVDLHPHMLRHFFAQTLIDKGLNLYDVQQLLGHQRIETTLRYKKPNVQLQEEMVENLLE; this is encoded by the coding sequence ATGCTAAAAGAGTTTGAAGAATACCTGAAAACTCAGGATTTTACAGAAAACACAATAAAAAGCTACACAAAAGACGTTGAACTTTTCATGCGCTGGTATATTGATACTACTGGTCAGGAGTTTTTACCAGAGAATTTAACAGAGTTTGACCTTGTTGAATACAAATCATACCTTTTGCGTCAAAACCTAAGACCAAGTACAGTAAATCGAAGTATTATATCTCTAAGAAAATTTGTGCATTTTCTACTGGACAGAGGGTTACTCAAAAAAGACATATCAACAAGACTAAAGCAGGTAAAAGACACAACAAGGAATCTCTCCCCAGTAGTTTTAGACAAAAAAGATATATACAAATTCCGTCGCACCGTACATCAGTTTGGAAAGGCAAGAGATATTGCTTTTGTTGAACTTTTACTCAACACAGGAATGAGAATATCAGAAGCTATAAACCTTAAACTTGAAGATATTGAGATATCAGAAAGGAAAGGCAAAGTGAAAATCTGGGGCAAAGGCAGAAGTTACAGAGAAGTGCCTTTAAACTCGGATGCAAGAAAATACCTATCGGAATACCTGAAAAAGCGACCCTACTCAGAAACAAACTATCTTTTTGTTACTTCAACAGGCAAACCATTGACACGCAATACAGCATATAAAATTATACTCAAGTATGCCAAGCTTGCTTCAGTTGATTTGCATCCACACATGCTCAGACATTTCTTTGCACAGACGCTAATTGATAAAGGACTGAATTTATACGATGTACAACAACTGCTGGGACATCAGAGGATAGAAACAACTTTGAGATACAAAAAACCCAATGTTCAGCTTCAGGAAGAAATGGTAGAAAACCTATTAGAATAG
- a CDS encoding radical SAM protein: MLKIERKTLLYKTGVEYGDYTINHVLGCSHGCMYPCYAFLMNKKFGKVKDYKDWITPKIVSNAVDLLEKEIPKLRYKIKHVNMCFSTDPFMYRQEEVSKLSLQIIDILNSNGIPVEVLTKGVYPVELVGISKNDDNYFGISLVSYSEKFRERFEPGAAPVEKRLKSLEFLHRQGFKTWVSIEPYPTPNIIQQDIRELLSKISFVEKIVFGRWNYNSFVNFNFDSKEYYRRIADEVMNFGLKKNIKVIIKREVLL; this comes from the coding sequence ATGTTAAAAATAGAGCGTAAAACCTTGCTGTACAAAACAGGTGTTGAATATGGTGACTATACTATTAACCATGTACTTGGCTGTTCTCATGGTTGTATGTACCCATGCTATGCTTTCCTGATGAATAAAAAATTTGGCAAGGTGAAAGATTACAAAGACTGGATAACACCTAAGATTGTTTCAAATGCTGTAGATCTTCTCGAAAAAGAAATTCCAAAGTTAAGATACAAAATTAAACACGTTAACATGTGTTTTTCAACTGACCCTTTTATGTACAGACAGGAAGAAGTATCAAAACTTTCTCTGCAGATTATAGATATTCTCAATAGCAATGGTATTCCTGTCGAGGTGTTAACTAAGGGAGTTTATCCAGTTGAACTAGTTGGAATATCGAAAAACGACGACAACTACTTTGGAATCTCTCTGGTTTCATATTCTGAAAAATTCAGAGAACGGTTTGAGCCAGGTGCTGCTCCAGTAGAAAAAAGATTAAAGTCGTTGGAATTTTTACATAGACAGGGTTTTAAGACGTGGGTTAGCATAGAACCTTACCCTACTCCTAATATTATTCAACAGGACATAAGAGAGCTTTTATCAAAGATAAGCTTTGTTGAAAAAATCGTATTTGGAAGATGGAATTACAACAGTTTTGTAAATTTCAACTTTGATTCGAAAGAGTATTACAGAAGAATTGCTGATGAGGTTATGAACTTTGGATTGAAAAAGAACATAAAAGTAATAATAAAAAGAGAAGTTTTGTTATAA
- a CDS encoding IS481-like element ISCsa6 family transposase gives MNIISYHELRKISPQKARELVRKVFESNNKNVSKTAKILGVSRHTVRRAVYGPLEDKSKKPKSSPKKLSSELENFIVEESKKTGFRYRRLSFYLLRKYGIKISENTIKSILRRNSVARKTKRTKKGERSLYDYETLIPFSEFQLDTKHLLDKESLPKEVYEHMKRYNLPCYEWNIIDVATRTRFTAYSYELSSAFGFMFISLVALWLRTHNVRNIIKIRLDNGAEFCGGSERKLKQWNEMLSFLGVELNPIPPKAKHLMGIIENSHRADDEYFLMIHAERCKTKDEFIQRAQKWQDTWNFFRPHNGKGMNGRTPFEKFIASKSLVSSHIFQFPTLLLEDIMKKVGTFYSLFCNKFGGKYVFTTYHRRSKMKAGDLMVYR, from the coding sequence ATGAATATTATATCATACCACGAACTAAGAAAAATATCCCCTCAAAAAGCTAGAGAATTAGTTCGAAAAGTCTTTGAATCAAATAACAAAAACGTATCAAAAACTGCTAAAATATTAGGTGTATCAAGACATACCGTAAGAAGAGCTGTCTACGGTCCTCTTGAAGATAAATCAAAAAAACCTAAATCTTCTCCCAAAAAGCTTTCTTCTGAACTCGAAAATTTTATTGTCGAAGAGTCTAAAAAAACTGGTTTTAGATATAGACGTTTGTCTTTTTATCTTCTCAGAAAATATGGTATCAAAATAAGTGAAAACACAATAAAGTCAATTCTTAGAAGAAACTCTGTAGCTCGAAAAACAAAAAGAACAAAAAAAGGTGAAAGAAGTCTATACGATTATGAAACTCTTATCCCATTTTCTGAATTTCAGCTTGATACAAAACATCTTTTAGACAAAGAAAGTCTTCCCAAGGAGGTATATGAACATATGAAAAGATACAATTTGCCTTGCTATGAGTGGAACATAATAGATGTTGCAACAAGAACAAGATTTACAGCCTATTCTTACGAACTTTCATCCGCTTTTGGATTTATGTTCATATCCTTAGTTGCATTATGGTTAAGAACTCATAATGTAAGAAATATAATAAAGATCCGATTAGACAATGGAGCAGAATTTTGTGGAGGAAGCGAAAGAAAGTTAAAGCAGTGGAATGAGATGCTGTCATTTTTGGGTGTAGAACTAAATCCTATTCCACCAAAAGCAAAGCATTTAATGGGTATAATTGAAAATTCACATAGAGCTGATGATGAGTATTTTTTAATGATTCATGCTGAAAGATGTAAAACAAAAGATGAATTTATTCAAAGAGCCCAGAAATGGCAAGATACATGGAACTTTTTCAGACCTCATAATGGTAAAGGAATGAACGGGAGGACACCATTCGAAAAATTCATAGCTTCAAAATCTCTGGTCTCCTCCCATATATTTCAATTTCCTACATTACTTCTTGAGGATATTATGAAAAAAGTAGGCACCTTCTATTCTCTGTTCTGTAATAAATTTGGTGGTAAATATGTCTTCACCACGTACCATCGTAGGTCAAAAATGAAAGCTGGGGACTTGATGGTATATAGGTAA
- the tcmP gene encoding three-Cys-motif partner protein TcmP has protein sequence MDNEFYNEQTDLSKIKIKLVTDYFIAWLNIISHYWNGKIFYIDLFCGPGCYEDGNISTPLTILENTLKNEKLLDKVKNKLVLWFNDKNKDFVEKLYKNIERKFENIQRELKNLNSPFQIYITNYEMPSKEIEDVIKQIDGPMFVFLDPWGYSGISKSLVDMIVDKKMSECIFFFNYNRIQAAIFNNKVVETVSEIFGEENLNNLRKRLQNSNIYSHDKEMIILDEFVKYFSNNYTRYVVPFCFKKENNQTSHYIVFVTKHPLGQKIMKSIMAQESNNNITGGYFTYIPSSPQLSFLTYDGTW, from the coding sequence GTGGATAACGAATTTTATAATGAACAAACAGATTTGTCGAAAATAAAGATTAAACTTGTTACAGACTATTTTATAGCATGGCTGAATATTATCTCTCATTACTGGAATGGTAAAATTTTTTACATTGATTTGTTTTGTGGACCAGGTTGTTACGAAGATGGTAATATTTCTACGCCTCTCACTATTTTAGAGAACACCTTGAAAAATGAAAAACTGTTAGATAAGGTAAAAAACAAATTAGTTCTTTGGTTTAACGATAAAAACAAAGATTTTGTAGAGAAGCTTTATAAAAACATTGAGAGGAAGTTTGAAAATATCCAACGAGAGTTAAAAAACCTTAACAGTCCATTTCAAATTTACATTACAAACTATGAAATGCCCAGCAAAGAAATTGAAGATGTTATAAAACAAATAGATGGACCTATGTTTGTCTTCCTGGATCCTTGGGGCTACAGTGGAATCTCAAAAAGCCTTGTGGATATGATTGTCGATAAAAAGATGTCAGAATGTATTTTCTTCTTTAATTACAACCGTATTCAAGCTGCTATCTTTAATAATAAGGTAGTTGAAACTGTTTCAGAAATATTTGGAGAAGAAAATTTGAACAATTTAAGAAAAAGGCTGCAAAATTCGAATATATATAGTCATGATAAAGAAATGATAATTTTAGATGAGTTTGTAAAGTATTTTTCAAATAATTATACCCGTTATGTAGTTCCATTTTGTTTTAAAAAAGAAAATAATCAGACAAGTCATTATATTGTTTTTGTAACAAAACATCCACTGGGACAAAAGATTATGAAAAGTATCATGGCTCAAGAAAGCAATAACAATATAACTGGAGGATATTTTACCTATATACCATCAAGTCCCCAGCTTTCATTTTTGACCTACGATGGTACGTGGTGA
- a CDS encoding DUF5697 family protein has protein sequence MPVYKHKADREVEKFVYDWGAATLRHLSELVHPYPEQKLKRLIKGLRVEERDGVYYVPFRRLKPDVERRRLAFLDFMVDFLQDRVTLYYPADFPFVSLVKTTKGKLAYVSVIFPGEEELVSELINMNPPESVICVLQDKQQKDKIKLKSKIVKFYLKNGEEVV, from the coding sequence ATGCCTGTTTATAAGCACAAAGCTGACAGAGAGGTTGAAAAATTTGTGTATGATTGGGGAGCTGCCACATTGAGGCATCTTTCAGAGCTTGTACATCCATATCCAGAACAAAAACTTAAAAGGTTAATAAAGGGCTTAAGAGTTGAGGAAAGGGATGGTGTCTACTATGTTCCGTTTAGAAGGCTAAAACCTGATGTAGAAAGAAGAAGACTTGCTTTTCTTGACTTTATGGTTGATTTTCTACAAGACAGGGTAACACTTTATTACCCGGCAGATTTTCCTTTTGTTTCACTTGTTAAGACAACAAAAGGCAAACTTGCATATGTTTCGGTGATATTCCCTGGCGAAGAGGAACTTGTGTCAGAGCTAATTAACATGAACCCGCCAGAAAGTGTAATCTGTGTTCTACAGGACAAACAGCAAAAAGACAAAATAAAGCTTAAATCGAAAATCGTAAAGTTCTACTTGAAAAATGGTGAAGAAGTTGTATAA
- the bet gene encoding phage recombination protein Bet has translation MKSIVRKEADNIIESVVYTSEDGKEIKLTFDTVKRFLVSGDSSKVSDEEVVLFMKLCEAQKLNPFRRDVYLIKFGDEPASLVVSKDVFIRRAQKSGLCNGWRAGVIIQHDDGSVEERQGTLVLPDEKLVGGWAEVFRKDWQVPLKITVTLSEYLRRRKDGQPMRSWQQMPATMIRKVALEQALREAFMEELQGLYGAEEMGAELDETPMVQPAVVSELKEVENKPAVIAQPVEVEQPEEVQTSQEEVKPSEESKQTIQVSIQDNQSDEYQTLYIREVNIIKSKSGKDYLKIIAYTDDAEKKILYAEANEKTTQLEKNAVIKAKVSKESNYHMLIDFSKVEVASV, from the coding sequence ATGAAGAGTATTGTAAGAAAGGAAGCAGACAACATTATTGAAAGCGTAGTTTACACTTCAGAAGACGGAAAAGAAATTAAACTTACGTTTGACACAGTTAAACGCTTTTTAGTCAGTGGGGATTCTTCAAAAGTATCCGACGAGGAAGTTGTATTATTTATGAAACTGTGTGAAGCCCAGAAGTTAAACCCATTTAGAAGAGATGTTTATTTAATCAAATTTGGTGACGAACCAGCGAGCTTAGTCGTCAGCAAGGACGTTTTCATTCGTAGAGCCCAGAAAAGTGGACTTTGCAACGGCTGGAGGGCAGGCGTCATTATACAGCATGACGACGGAAGTGTTGAAGAGAGACAAGGCACACTTGTTTTGCCAGATGAAAAACTTGTAGGCGGCTGGGCAGAAGTTTTTCGAAAAGACTGGCAGGTACCTTTAAAAATTACAGTGACTCTTTCAGAATATCTCAGGAGAAGAAAAGACGGACAGCCCATGAGAAGCTGGCAGCAAATGCCGGCTACCATGATTCGAAAAGTAGCTTTGGAACAAGCTTTGAGGGAAGCGTTCATGGAAGAACTGCAGGGGCTCTACGGCGCAGAGGAGATGGGAGCAGAACTGGATGAAACTCCAATGGTACAGCCAGCAGTAGTGTCTGAACTCAAAGAAGTTGAAAACAAACCTGCTGTGATTGCCCAGCCAGTAGAAGTTGAACAGCCAGAAGAAGTTCAAACCTCTCAAGAAGAAGTCAAACCTTCAGAAGAGTCAAAACAAACCATTCAAGTATCAATTCAGGATAATCAAAGCGATGAGTATCAAACACTGTATATCAGAGAAGTGAACATCATTAAATCCAAAAGCGGCAAAGATTATCTCAAAATTATTGCTTACACAGACGATGCTGAAAAGAAAATTCTGTATGCTGAAGCAAACGAAAAAACCACCCAGCTTGAGAAAAACGCAGTTATTAAAGCTAAAGTTTCAAAAGAGAGTAATTACCACATGCTTATTGATTTCAGCAAAGTAGAAGTTGCAAGTGTATAA
- a CDS encoding RecB family exonuclease translates to MVELDVMKGSYSKLQLFERCQRAFYFKYVKNMEYTTPAMEFGKIIHEELAKFLTTGAEGKNVKQFITPKVRRYVGVNPEYVELELKFNLPSGTEYTAVIDLFENNTAKVLDWKTGWQKEADIRQLYIYAYALKKNGVKPEKLSFFYLRFDKEDEFAMSTDKLNETIDWMDRIEDSMNEKLFLYSSEGEEEFEKNYSSCKGCPYAKLCLGEDIASKEKAIEIAMYIDELEAKLNAAREALKIYLEQTGEELITDSGVWRLTPVNSFSFDTRKVWKYIKSLGKDPIEFANFTLTSLKKLKISEDILEQLGERNVTYQLRKTKE, encoded by the coding sequence ATGGTTGAGCTTGATGTAATGAAAGGGAGTTATTCAAAACTTCAGCTTTTCGAAAGGTGTCAAAGAGCTTTTTATTTCAAGTATGTCAAAAACATGGAGTATACAACGCCTGCAATGGAGTTTGGCAAAATTATTCATGAAGAACTGGCAAAATTTTTGACTACTGGTGCAGAAGGCAAAAACGTTAAACAGTTCATTACCCCAAAAGTCAGACGTTATGTTGGTGTTAATCCTGAATATGTTGAGTTGGAACTCAAATTTAATTTACCATCTGGAACAGAATACACCGCTGTGATTGACCTTTTCGAAAATAATACGGCTAAAGTGTTAGACTGGAAAACAGGCTGGCAGAAAGAAGCAGACATCAGGCAGCTTTACATCTACGCATATGCTCTCAAGAAAAATGGAGTAAAACCTGAAAAATTGTCATTCTTCTATTTGAGGTTTGACAAAGAAGATGAGTTTGCTATGAGTACCGATAAACTTAATGAGACAATTGACTGGATGGACAGAATTGAAGATTCTATGAATGAGAAGCTGTTTCTGTACTCTTCTGAAGGTGAAGAAGAATTTGAGAAGAACTACTCATCATGCAAAGGTTGCCCTTATGCAAAGTTATGTTTAGGCGAAGACATTGCAAGCAAAGAGAAAGCAATTGAAATAGCTATGTATATTGATGAACTTGAAGCGAAACTAAACGCAGCTCGGGAAGCACTAAAAATCTATTTAGAACAAACAGGAGAAGAACTCATAACAGATTCAGGAGTGTGGCGCTTGACTCCAGTAAATAGTTTTAGCTTTGACACTCGTAAAGTTTGGAAATATATTAAAAGTCTTGGAAAGGATCCAATTGAATTTGCAAACTTCACTTTAACATCACTTAAAAAACTTAAGATTTCTGAAGATATCTTAGAACAACTTGGTGAGAGAAATGTAACTTATCAACTCAGAAAGACCAAAGAGTAA